A window of the Polaribacter batillariae genome harbors these coding sequences:
- a CDS encoding acetyl-CoA carboxylase carboxyltransferase subunit alpha codes for MEYLDFEMPIKELEEQLQKCQIIGKESEVDVTATCKKIEKKLEKARKDIYKNLTPWQRVQLSRHPNRPYTLDYIKAICGDTFMELHGDRSVKDDKAMIGGLGKIGDQSYMFIGQQKGYNTKTRQYRNFGMANPEGYRKALRLMKMAEKFRIPVVTLLDTPGAYPGLEAEERGQGEAIARNIFEMTRLKTPIITIVIGEGASGGALGIGVGDRVYMMENTWYTVISPESCSSILWRSWEFKEQAAEALKLTGNDMKKLKLIDGIIKEPIGGAHSNREEAFKVVKDQIVSAFDELKDLSETDLVSKRMGKYANMGVYKE; via the coding sequence ATGGAATATTTAGATTTTGAAATGCCAATAAAAGAGCTTGAAGAGCAACTTCAAAAGTGCCAAATTATTGGAAAAGAAAGCGAAGTAGATGTTACTGCAACCTGCAAAAAGATTGAAAAAAAGCTAGAAAAAGCTAGAAAAGACATATATAAAAATTTAACACCTTGGCAAAGAGTTCAGTTATCTAGACATCCAAATAGACCTTACACACTAGACTATATTAAAGCAATTTGTGGAGATACGTTTATGGAATTGCATGGAGACAGAAGCGTAAAAGACGACAAGGCTATGATTGGTGGTTTGGGTAAAATTGGTGATCAATCTTATATGTTTATTGGTCAGCAAAAAGGTTACAACACTAAAACTCGCCAGTATAGAAATTTTGGAATGGCAAATCCAGAAGGATATAGAAAAGCTTTGCGCTTAATGAAAATGGCAGAAAAATTTAGAATTCCTGTAGTTACTTTGTTAGATACGCCAGGTGCATACCCAGGTTTAGAAGCAGAAGAACGCGGACAAGGAGAAGCCATTGCCAGAAATATTTTTGAAATGACTCGTTTAAAAACTCCAATTATTACTATTGTTATTGGTGAAGGAGCTTCTGGTGGTGCATTAGGAATTGGCGTAGGAGATAGAGTTTATATGATGGAAAATACCTGGTACACCGTTATTTCTCCAGAGTCTTGTTCTTCTATTTTATGGAGAAGTTGGGAGTTTAAAGAACAAGCTGCTGAAGCTCTAAAATTAACTGGAAACGATATGAAAAAGTTAAAGTTAATAGACGGTATTATAAAAGAACCTATTGGTGGAGCCCATTCTAATAGAGAAGAAGCATTTAAAGTAGTAAAAGATCAAATAGTAAGTGCTTTTGATGAGCTAAAAGATTTATCGGAAACAGATTTGGTTTCTAAACGAATGGGTAAGTACGCTAATATGGGAGTTTATAAAGAATAA
- a CDS encoding HYC_CC_PP family protein has protein sequence MKIVFHKILAVLMSFVVLFSTTSFAITKHFCGDTLVDTSVFSEASSCGMESQKVISKTTSSCSTIKKDCCKNEQQLINGQDEIIQLQVDKISLNQQLFVASFIYTYIHLFKGLDSNTTSYSAYKPPLVIKEIFKIDETYLI, from the coding sequence ATGAAAATAGTTTTCCATAAAATATTAGCTGTTTTAATGTCGTTTGTAGTGTTGTTTTCTACAACTTCATTTGCTATCACAAAACATTTTTGTGGAGATACTCTTGTAGATACTTCCGTTTTTAGTGAAGCCTCTTCTTGTGGTATGGAAAGTCAAAAAGTAATTTCAAAAACCACTTCTAGTTGTTCAACCATTAAAAAAGATTGTTGTAAAAACGAACAACAATTAATTAATGGTCAAGATGAAATCATACAATTGCAAGTTGATAAAATTTCTCTAAATCAACAGTTATTTGTAGCTTCATTTATTTACACTTACATTCATCTTTTTAAAGGTTTAGATAGCAATACAACTTCTTATTCAGCTTACAAACCACCACTCGTCATTAAAGAAATTTTTAAGATTGACGAGACTTACTTAATTTGA
- a CDS encoding DUF305 domain-containing protein: protein MKNSNKHSNNKNYKTFFLMLGCSFVAMYLTMYLNTYEFDHVYFSLTRFYMTCLGIATMAVIMWFFMRKMYQNRKKNIAILLGSILLFIAALGLVRDQKSTIGDVLWMKAMIPHHSIAILTSKRADIKDPEVKKLAEEIIKAQKKEIEEMKAMIKRLENEK, encoded by the coding sequence ATGAAAAATTCAAACAAACACTCAAATAACAAAAACTATAAAACTTTCTTTTTAATGTTAGGTTGCTCTTTTGTAGCCATGTACCTAACCATGTATTTAAATACTTACGAATTCGACCACGTATATTTTAGCTTAACACGTTTTTATATGACTTGTTTAGGAATTGCAACAATGGCAGTTATAATGTGGTTTTTTATGCGCAAAATGTATCAGAATAGAAAGAAGAATATTGCCATTTTATTGGGCAGTATTCTTCTTTTTATAGCAGCATTGGGTTTGGTACGTGACCAAAAATCTACAATTGGCGATGTTCTTTGGATGAAAGCGATGATTCCACATCACTCAATTGCCATATTAACAAGCAAGCGTGCAGATATTAAAGACCCAGAAGTTAAAAAATTAGCAGAAGAGATTATAAAAGCTCAGAAAAAAGAAATTGAAGAAATGAAAGCGATGATAAAACGATTAGAAAATGAAAAATAA
- a CDS encoding efflux RND transporter periplasmic adaptor subunit, which yields MKNKHVVIYLGILAFGVLLGYFFFRNPSKEVAQEHNHEAISKTNEMWTCSMHPQIMQPEPGDCPICGMDLIPAESSADGLLADQFKLTKNAMALANIQTLIVGNEKTEDNAIKLSGKIVENENSNTVQVTHFAGRIEKLLVATTGEKIRKGQLLATIYSPELFAAQQELITAASIKESQPELYKAVRKKLKIKKLTEAQINLIENSGKPMQNFPIYATQTGTITEKMVDEGDHVALGEALFKVSNLSVVWANFDVYEHQINSFKKGQEIIITTLNKERKAKVDFIDPVLNTQTRTVKLRVVLRNKNNELKPGMFVEGKIKGIDTKNDKIVTIPSSAVLWTGKRSLVYLKTNANEPVFEMREITLGNRVGAFYEVLEGLKNGDEIVTNGTFTVDAAAQLQGKKSMMNKEGGKVVTGHENHLGMGKNTHSTNVSLSKNERIKVPEEFQHQLKTVYNEYIKLKNALVKEDVNAATETSKVILENLSKIDMKQLKDAEIHKKWMSLHKGIKEATTSISKTLEIDLQRSSFEQLSLNFISAVQIFGINEKVYVEFCPMANNNKGAYWLSKEEKVINPYYGDKMLTCGEIKQIVE from the coding sequence ATGAAAAATAAACATGTAGTAATTTATTTAGGGATACTCGCTTTTGGGGTATTGTTAGGATATTTTTTCTTTAGAAACCCCTCTAAAGAAGTGGCACAGGAACACAATCACGAAGCAATTTCTAAAACCAATGAAATGTGGACCTGCTCTATGCATCCACAAATTATGCAACCAGAACCAGGTGATTGCCCTATTTGTGGTATGGATTTAATTCCTGCAGAGAGTAGTGCAGATGGTTTGTTGGCAGACCAATTTAAGCTTACAAAAAACGCGATGGCTTTGGCTAACATTCAAACTTTAATCGTTGGAAATGAAAAAACAGAAGATAATGCCATTAAATTATCTGGAAAAATTGTAGAAAATGAAAATTCAAACACAGTTCAAGTAACTCATTTTGCAGGCAGAATAGAAAAATTATTAGTTGCTACCACTGGTGAAAAAATTAGAAAAGGACAATTATTGGCAACGATTTACTCGCCAGAATTATTTGCAGCCCAACAAGAATTAATTACAGCGGCTTCCATTAAAGAATCTCAACCAGAATTATACAAAGCTGTTCGTAAAAAACTAAAAATTAAAAAACTTACAGAAGCACAAATCAATTTGATAGAGAATTCTGGAAAACCGATGCAAAATTTTCCAATTTACGCAACACAAACAGGAACAATTACCGAAAAAATGGTAGATGAAGGCGACCACGTTGCATTAGGAGAAGCGTTATTTAAAGTTTCTAATCTTTCGGTTGTATGGGCAAATTTCGATGTTTACGAACATCAAATTAATTCTTTTAAAAAAGGACAAGAAATTATTATAACCACACTCAATAAAGAGAGGAAGGCAAAAGTAGATTTTATAGATCCGGTTTTAAATACCCAAACAAGAACGGTAAAATTAAGAGTTGTGCTTCGTAATAAAAATAATGAATTGAAGCCAGGAATGTTTGTGGAAGGCAAAATTAAAGGAATTGATACTAAAAATGATAAAATAGTAACAATTCCATCATCTGCAGTGTTATGGACCGGAAAACGTTCTCTTGTGTATTTAAAAACAAATGCGAATGAGCCTGTATTTGAAATGCGTGAAATTACTTTAGGCAATAGAGTTGGAGCATTTTACGAAGTTTTAGAAGGGCTAAAAAATGGTGATGAAATTGTAACGAATGGAACGTTTACTGTAGATGCAGCAGCGCAATTACAGGGCAAAAAATCGATGATGAATAAAGAAGGAGGTAAAGTAGTAACGGGTCACGAAAATCATCTTGGGATGGGTAAAAATACCCACTCAACAAATGTGAGTTTGAGCAAAAATGAAAGAATAAAAGTGCCTGAAGAATTTCAACATCAACTAAAAACGGTTTATAACGAATATATAAAATTAAAAAATGCCTTGGTAAAAGAAGATGTTAATGCGGCAACAGAAACATCAAAAGTAATATTAGAAAATCTCTCTAAAATAGACATGAAACAATTAAAAGATGCAGAAATTCACAAAAAATGGATGTCTTTGCATAAAGGTATTAAAGAAGCAACCACATCCATTTCTAAAACCTTAGAAATCGACTTGCAAAGAAGTTCTTTTGAACAGCTTTCATTAAACTTTATTAGTGCAGTTCAAATATTCGGAATTAACGAAAAAGTATATGTAGAATTTTGCCCAATGGCAAATAACAACAAAGGTGCTTATTGGCTTAGTAAAGAAGAAAAAGTAATTAACCCTTATTATGGAGATAAAATGTTAACCTGTGGAGAAATAAAACAAATAGTAGAATAA
- a CDS encoding TolC family protein, translated as MKNIDKKFQVIFALCCLFFVFNMQSQDLQSYVEEAMANNPIIQKFELQYKRVSEKINEANTIPNTEFGAGYFASEPETRTGAQRFKISVKQMLPWFGTITSRENYISSVADATFEEVVIAKRKLIASVSQSYYNLYENKAKQKVLEENIKLLKTYEILALTSLEVGKASAVDVLKLQMRQNEITQLKEVLQQRFLAEQTAFNKLLNRDKKIVVNVVSDLTIPTENFEIDAANLAVHPELLKYDKLYRSIEKSELLNQKESSPMIGFGLDYINVSERPNMNFTDNGKDILMPMVSISIPIFNNSYKSKTKQNKLQQQEILAKKQDRKNTLETLLDKAINNRISSRISYKTQTKNLKQAKNAEEILIKNYETGTIDFNDVLDIQELQLKFQMNQIESVKTYYVQSTIINYLIQ; from the coding sequence ATGAAAAATATAGATAAAAAATTTCAGGTAATCTTTGCTTTATGCTGTCTTTTCTTCGTTTTTAATATGCAGAGTCAAGACCTACAAAGTTATGTAGAAGAAGCCATGGCAAACAATCCAATAATTCAAAAATTCGAATTACAATACAAAAGAGTTTCCGAAAAAATAAACGAAGCAAACACAATTCCGAATACCGAATTTGGCGCAGGATATTTTGCGAGTGAACCAGAAACCAGAACAGGCGCACAACGTTTTAAAATATCTGTAAAACAAATGTTGCCTTGGTTTGGTACCATTACTTCAAGAGAAAACTATATTTCTTCTGTGGCAGATGCTACTTTCGAAGAGGTTGTTATTGCGAAACGAAAACTAATTGCCTCTGTTTCGCAATCGTACTATAATTTGTACGAGAATAAAGCAAAGCAAAAAGTACTAGAAGAAAATATAAAACTTCTTAAAACTTACGAAATATTAGCGCTAACGTCTCTTGAAGTTGGTAAAGCATCTGCTGTAGATGTTTTAAAATTGCAAATGCGCCAAAATGAAATTACACAACTAAAAGAGGTGCTGCAACAAAGATTTTTAGCCGAACAAACAGCATTTAATAAGTTGTTAAACCGAGATAAAAAGATTGTGGTAAATGTGGTAAGTGATTTGACTATTCCTACCGAAAATTTTGAAATCGATGCAGCTAATTTGGCGGTGCATCCAGAATTGTTAAAGTACGATAAATTGTATCGATCTATAGAAAAATCCGAATTGTTAAATCAAAAAGAAAGTAGTCCTATGATTGGTTTTGGGTTAGATTATATCAATGTTTCTGAAAGACCAAATATGAATTTTACTGATAATGGAAAAGATATTTTAATGCCAATGGTTTCTATTTCTATACCAATTTTTAACAATAGTTACAAATCTAAAACCAAACAAAACAAATTGCAACAGCAAGAGATTTTAGCAAAAAAACAAGACCGAAAAAATACATTAGAAACGCTTTTAGACAAGGCAATAAACAACCGTATTTCTTCAAGAATAAGTTACAAAACGCAAACTAAAAATCTAAAACAAGCAAAAAATGCAGAAGAAATTCTAATAAAAAATTACGAAACAGGCACCATCGATTTTAACGATGTATTAGATATCCAAGAACTGCAATTAAAGTTTCAAATGAACCAAATAGAATCTGTTAAAACCTACTATGTTCAAAGTACTATAATTAATTATTTAATTCAGTAA
- a CDS encoding LptF/LptG family permease has protein sequence MKIIDWYILKRYLVTFLFTLLILIPIAIAIDVSEKIDNFLEHANLGLEEILNDYYKNFIIYYANTFMPLALFIAVILFTSKLSSNTEIIAITNAKVSFTRFLYPYFIGATLVTIISLGMNHFVVPNSSKVRKGFEKKYISNARQKNDLKFVSDFSLQLTDSTYIYLKNYNTETNVGHYFTSETYDGLKLKSKLFADNLRYNSKDSTFSLTNWRKRIIYEDRDSIFKGNKIDTIFNFTPKDLIYKSALSQEMPSDELIRFINLSKKRGVKNLNAYLVELHKRTSLPIASYILTIIAVALAFRKRRGGTGVNLAIGIGIMFLYVFFMKIGEVLGSVAGVNSFIYVWIPNIMFGALSIYLYLNARK, from the coding sequence TTGAAAATAATAGATTGGTACATATTAAAACGTTATTTGGTAACATTTTTGTTTACCTTATTAATCTTAATTCCAATTGCAATTGCAATAGATGTTTCAGAAAAAATAGATAATTTTCTAGAGCATGCAAACTTGGGCTTAGAAGAGATTTTAAACGATTACTATAAGAATTTTATTATTTACTATGCAAACACATTTATGCCTTTGGCATTGTTTATTGCCGTAATTTTATTTACATCTAAACTCTCTAGCAATACAGAAATTATTGCAATAACCAATGCAAAAGTTTCCTTTACAAGATTCTTATATCCTTATTTTATTGGGGCAACATTGGTTACTATTATTTCTTTAGGGATGAACCATTTTGTAGTACCCAATAGTAGTAAAGTAAGAAAAGGGTTCGAAAAAAAATACATAAGTAATGCACGACAAAAGAACGATTTAAAATTTGTTTCTGATTTTAGTTTGCAACTTACAGACAGCACTTATATTTATTTAAAAAATTATAATACAGAAACAAATGTAGGCCATTATTTTACCTCAGAAACCTATGATGGTTTAAAGCTGAAATCAAAATTATTTGCCGACAATTTACGCTACAATTCTAAAGACTCTACTTTTTCTCTAACAAATTGGAGAAAACGTATTATTTATGAAGATAGAGATAGTATTTTTAAAGGAAATAAAATAGACACTATTTTTAACTTTACACCAAAAGATTTAATTTACAAATCTGCATTGTCGCAAGAAATGCCTTCAGATGAATTAATTCGGTTTATAAATTTATCTAAAAAAAGAGGCGTAAAAAACTTAAATGCATATTTGGTAGAACTTCATAAAAGAACAAGTTTACCAATTGCTTCTTACATACTAACTATTATTGCAGTCGCACTCGCTTTTCGAAAAAGAAGAGGTGGTACAGGAGTTAACTTGGCCATTGGAATTGGAATTATGTTTTTATACGTTTTCTTTATGAAAATTGGAGAAGTTTTAGGCTCTGTAGCTGGTGTAAATTCTTTTATATATGTTTGGATTCCGAATATAATGTTTGGCGCTTTATCTATTTATCTCTATTTAAATGCTAGAAAATAG
- a CDS encoding heavy-metal-associated domain-containing protein → MKKAILSLAIMAATLFTGCKNEGKKETDANKTAVSKEMATTNISFGVRGNCGMCKRTIEKAAKNVEGVATANWDVDKKKIDVSYDDSKTNPMEIHKAIAASGYDTEKAKGDLDAYDNLPGCCKYDHSMEMNQ, encoded by the coding sequence ATGAAAAAAGCAATTTTAAGTTTAGCAATTATGGCAGCAACATTATTTACAGGCTGTAAAAACGAAGGTAAAAAAGAAACAGATGCTAATAAAACAGCAGTTTCTAAAGAAATGGCCACAACAAATATTTCGTTTGGTGTAAGAGGCAACTGCGGAATGTGCAAAAGAACCATCGAAAAAGCAGCAAAAAATGTTGAAGGAGTAGCAACCGCAAATTGGGATGTAGATAAAAAGAAAATAGATGTTTCTTACGACGATTCTAAAACAAATCCAATGGAAATTCACAAGGCCATTGCAGCTTCTGGTTACGATACAGAAAAAGCAAAAGGAGATTTAGATGCTTACGATAATTTACCAGGTTGTTGTAAATACGACCATAGTATGGAAATGAATCAGTAA
- a CDS encoding heavy metal translocating P-type ATPase: MKHTYNIHGMTCNGCRSHVEETLSKVAGVSKATVDLEKAEATIEMDAHIKLETFQKALKNDGGRYSIHKHGEHQPIKKEKKEAPKGTGTGTFYCPMHCEGEKTYDKPGDCPVCGMDLVEEQNLSTTNSNQWTCPMHPEVIKDEAGACPICGMDLVPMEADISAEEKTYKKLSKKFWIAVAFTLPIFFIAMSEMLHNNPLYDILEQKIWNWVQFALSIPVVFYATWMFFERAYKSIKTWNLNMFTLIGIGAGISWVFSVFGMLFPDVFPNQFKTEFGAVHVYFEAATVILTLVLMGQLLEARAHSKTNSAVKELLKLAPNKATKIVDKEEVEVSIDQIELNDILKVKPGDKIPVDGKITEGNSTVDESMITGEPIPVNKTEGDQVSSGTINGNQSFLMKAQKVGSDTLLSQIIHMVNDASRSRAPIQKLADTVSSYFVPVVVLISVITFIVWAIWGPEPAYVYALVNAIAVLIIACPCALGLATPMSVMVGVGKGAQNGVLIKNAEALEKMNKVDTLIIDKTGTITEGKPTVEKMGVFDTNYTENEVLNYIVSLNTNSEHPLAEATVKYGKNKNAKIIKSSFFSAVTGKGVEAVINDKKVSLGNPKMMEHASAKISSEMEEKVASYQKEGKTVSYLSINKKVIGYVVIGDKIKETSAKAIKDLQEMGIAVIMLTGDNRNTAKAVAKELNLADFKASMLPEDKLKEVEKLQEKGNVVAMAGDGINDAPALAKSDVGIAMGTGTDVAIESAMITLVKGNLHGIVKARNLSTGVMKNIKQNLFFALIYNTLGVPIAAGVLFPFFGILLSPMIAALAMSFSSVSVIANALRLRTTKI, from the coding sequence ATGAAACATACATATAACATTCACGGAATGACCTGTAATGGTTGTAGAAGTCATGTAGAAGAAACACTTTCAAAAGTTGCAGGGGTTTCTAAAGCTACAGTCGATTTAGAAAAAGCAGAAGCAACCATAGAAATGGATGCTCATATTAAATTAGAAACCTTTCAAAAAGCTTTAAAAAATGATGGTGGTAGATACAGCATTCACAAACATGGAGAACATCAACCTATAAAAAAAGAAAAAAAAGAAGCACCAAAAGGAACAGGAACAGGTACTTTTTATTGCCCAATGCATTGCGAAGGCGAAAAAACATACGATAAACCTGGAGATTGCCCAGTTTGTGGTATGGATTTAGTAGAAGAGCAAAATTTATCAACAACAAATTCAAATCAATGGACTTGTCCAATGCACCCAGAAGTTATAAAAGACGAAGCTGGGGCTTGCCCTATTTGTGGTATGGATTTAGTACCCATGGAAGCCGATATTTCTGCCGAAGAAAAAACGTATAAGAAATTATCTAAAAAGTTTTGGATTGCAGTTGCTTTTACCTTGCCCATTTTTTTTATCGCGATGAGCGAAATGCTACATAACAATCCATTATACGATATTTTAGAACAAAAAATATGGAATTGGGTTCAGTTCGCACTATCGATTCCTGTAGTGTTTTACGCTACTTGGATGTTTTTTGAACGTGCCTATAAAAGTATAAAAACTTGGAACTTAAATATGTTTACACTCATTGGTATTGGTGCAGGAATATCTTGGGTTTTTAGTGTTTTTGGCATGCTTTTTCCTGATGTTTTTCCAAATCAATTTAAAACAGAATTTGGTGCTGTACATGTTTATTTCGAAGCTGCAACCGTAATTTTAACACTTGTTTTAATGGGGCAATTATTAGAAGCGCGTGCCCATAGTAAAACAAATTCGGCAGTAAAAGAGCTATTAAAATTAGCCCCTAACAAAGCTACCAAAATAGTAGATAAAGAAGAGGTAGAAGTATCTATCGATCAAATAGAACTTAACGACATTTTAAAAGTGAAACCAGGAGATAAAATTCCTGTCGATGGTAAAATAACAGAAGGAAATAGCACTGTTGATGAATCTATGATTACAGGAGAACCTATTCCTGTAAATAAAACCGAAGGAGATCAAGTAAGTAGTGGAACTATCAACGGAAATCAATCTTTTTTAATGAAAGCCCAAAAAGTAGGTAGCGATACTTTACTTTCTCAAATTATTCATATGGTAAACGATGCTAGCAGAAGTCGTGCACCTATTCAAAAATTAGCAGATACTGTTTCTAGCTATTTTGTTCCTGTGGTAGTTTTAATCTCGGTAATTACTTTTATAGTTTGGGCAATTTGGGGACCAGAACCAGCCTATGTGTATGCATTAGTAAACGCAATTGCAGTTTTAATTATTGCTTGTCCTTGTGCTTTAGGGCTGGCAACACCTATGTCTGTAATGGTTGGTGTTGGCAAAGGTGCCCAAAATGGAGTGCTCATTAAAAATGCAGAAGCTTTAGAGAAAATGAATAAGGTAGATACCTTAATTATTGATAAAACAGGAACCATAACAGAAGGAAAACCAACTGTAGAAAAAATGGGCGTTTTCGATACTAATTACACCGAAAATGAGGTGCTAAATTATATTGTTTCATTAAATACAAATAGCGAACATCCTTTGGCAGAAGCTACTGTAAAATATGGAAAAAATAAAAATGCTAAAATTATAAAATCTTCCTTTTTTTCGGCAGTTACCGGTAAAGGTGTCGAAGCAGTTATTAACGATAAAAAAGTATCGTTAGGCAATCCTAAAATGATGGAACATGCGAGTGCTAAAATTTCATCAGAAATGGAAGAAAAAGTAGCCTCTTATCAAAAAGAAGGAAAAACCGTTTCTTATTTATCAATAAATAAAAAGGTAATTGGTTATGTAGTTATTGGAGATAAAATTAAAGAAACCAGTGCAAAGGCTATTAAAGACTTACAAGAAATGGGCATTGCAGTAATTATGCTAACTGGAGATAATCGCAATACAGCAAAAGCAGTTGCAAAAGAATTAAATCTTGCCGACTTTAAAGCAAGTATGTTGCCAGAAGACAAACTTAAAGAGGTCGAAAAATTACAAGAAAAAGGAAATGTTGTTGCTATGGCCGGAGATGGTATTAACGATGCACCAGCTTTGGCAAAAAGCGATGTTGGTATTGCTATGGGAACAGGAACCGATGTTGCCATAGAAAGCGCAATGATCACTTTGGTAAAAGGTAATTTACACGGAATTGTAAAAGCAAGAAATTTAAGTACTGGAGTGATGAAAAACATCAAACAAAACCTATTTTTTGCACTTATTTACAACACGTTAGGGGTGCCAATTGCAGCAGGTGTTTTGTTTCCTTTTTTCGGAATATTATTGTCTCCAATGATTGCAGCTTTAGCAATGAGCTTTAGTTCGGTTTCTGTAATCGCAAACGCCTTAAGATTAAGAACAACTAAAATTTAA
- a CDS encoding DMT family transporter, translating into MLENRLKNYLLLHLIVFIWGFTAILGALITIDAIPLVWYRMLLAVIFIFLYFLLKKKKFKIDTKTIVRFFLTGIIIALHWIFFFKAIKVSNVSVALVTMSTGAFFTSLIEPVFFKRNIKPVEIILGLLVIAGLYIIFNFESQYKLGIIYALIASFLGALFAVLNGLFIKKHSAATISFYQLLFGVVFITIYLFFSNKFSADFFKIPTIDWLYLLLLSSVCTAYAFIASVKVMKYLSPYTVMLTINLEPVYAIILALLIFGEKEQMGTTFYLGAFIVLFVVLLNGIIKNRLSLKDKFKQKVGRKK; encoded by the coding sequence ATGCTAGAAAATAGGCTTAAAAACTACCTACTTTTACATCTCATCGTTTTTATTTGGGGCTTTACAGCCATTTTAGGTGCTTTAATAACTATCGATGCAATTCCTTTAGTTTGGTATCGAATGTTGCTAGCCGTTATTTTTATTTTTCTTTATTTTTTGTTGAAGAAAAAAAAGTTTAAAATAGATACAAAAACCATTGTTCGTTTTTTTTTAACAGGCATTATTATTGCACTACATTGGATCTTCTTTTTTAAAGCAATTAAAGTTTCTAACGTTTCTGTGGCTTTAGTTACCATGAGTACAGGAGCCTTTTTTACTTCTTTAATAGAACCTGTATTTTTTAAAAGAAATATAAAACCTGTTGAAATAATTCTAGGCCTTTTAGTAATTGCTGGTTTGTATATTATCTTTAATTTTGAAAGTCAGTACAAATTAGGAATTATATATGCACTAATCGCTTCCTTTTTAGGAGCATTATTTGCAGTTTTAAATGGCTTATTTATCAAAAAACACAGCGCAGCCACTATTTCTTTTTATCAACTTTTATTTGGAGTTGTTTTTATTACCATTTATTTATTTTTTAGCAACAAATTCTCTGCTGATTTTTTTAAAATTCCAACGATAGATTGGTTGTATTTATTACTACTAAGTAGCGTTTGTACAGCCTATGCTTTTATAGCCTCTGTAAAAGTAATGAAATACCTGTCTCCATATACAGTAATGCTTACCATAAATTTAGAACCCGTTTATGCAATTATTTTAGCCTTACTTATTTTTGGAGAAAAAGAACAAATGGGTACTACTTTTTATTTAGGTGCTTTTATTGTTTTATTTGTGGTATTATTAAACGGAATTATAAAAAATAGATTGAGTTTAAAAGACAAGTTTAAACAAAAGGTAGGCAGAAAAAAGTGA